From Scleropages formosus chromosome 25, fSclFor1.1, whole genome shotgun sequence, a single genomic window includes:
- the LOC108926811 gene encoding succinate receptor 1-like produces MASNCSEVPVLLEKYYLSTMYGLEFALGVVGNLAVVLSYMLWLRQWKSIHVYLFNLAVSDLVFLCTLPHIIYSYTWNQRETSPYFCLSNRYILHMNLYSSLLFMVLVSMDRYVLLQNPLRNHFLLRCNTAIGLSTLSWLLVTMQVAPLAFFIVQDLQTQNWTHCSDFGSMSGLQTSYYLSYSLILTATGYIMPLLSLGFLSHRIARFLKTQEGIFVQRSVSFHRPLCVVLMSVLMYLLLYSPYHVMRNVYIGSRLFKDSVSPCTHDIIKSLYILSRPVAFSHSVVNPALYFFMGDQFRELLISHIWLPYRTQGTSS; encoded by the exons ATG GCCTCCAACTGTTCAGAGGTACCTGTCCTGCTAGAGAAATACTACCTATCCACCATGTATGGCTTGGAGTTCGCTcttggggttgtggggaacctcGCGGTCGTCCTCAGTTACATGCTCTGGCTTCGTCAGTGGAAGAGCATTCATGTGTACCTATTTAACTTGGCAGTTTCAGACCTGGTTTTTCTGTGCACGTTGCCCCACATCATCTACTCCTACACCTGGAATCAAAGGGAAACTTCTCCCTATTTCTGCCTAAGTAACAGGTACATTCTTCACATGAACCTGTACTCTAGCTTGCTCTTCATGGTTCTGGTGAGTATGGATCGCTACGTTCTGCTCCAGAATCCACTAAGAAACCATTTCCTGCTGAGGTGTAACACTGCTATTGGATTGTCGACCCTCTCCTGGCTTCTGGTCACCATGCAAGTGGCCCCGCTGGCATTCTTCATTGTCCAGGACCTGCAGACGCAAAACTGGACTCATTGCAGTGACTTTGGAAGTATGTCAGGCCTACAAACATCGTACTACTTGAGCTACAGTCTGATTCTCACAGCGACTGGGTACATTATGCCCTTGCTGAGCCTCGGCTTTCTCTCCCATCGGATCGCACGCTTCCTGAAAACTCAGGAAGGAATCTTTGTCCAGCGCTCTGTGTCCTTTCACCGACCCCTGTGTGTGGTTCTTATGTCTGTCCTCATGTACTTGCTGCTGTACTCCCCTTACCATGTGATGCGCAACGTATATATTGGGTCACGGCTGTTTAAAGACAGTGTGTCTCCGTGCACGCATGACATCATAAAGAGCCTGTACATCCTCAGTCGCCCCGTGGCTTTTTCTCACAGCGTCGTGAACCCTGCCTTGTACTTCTTCATGGGAGACCAGTTCAGGGAGCTGCTGATCAGTCACATCTGGCTGCCATATCGAACACAAGGGACTTCCAGCTAG